From a single Aggregatilinea lenta genomic region:
- a CDS encoding DUF2000 family protein — MSMTFDTKIAIVLCDDLETWQKLNVTAFVASAVVGKTGEILGAPYQDAAGNQYLPMVIQPIMIYQASAQELVRVYQRAREREVKLAIFTRELFSTGNDDDNRAAVADKLPEQLDLVGVAMRDLKKTVDKVTKGLKFHP, encoded by the coding sequence ATGTCGATGACGTTTGACACCAAGATCGCAATCGTGCTGTGCGACGATCTGGAAACGTGGCAGAAGCTGAACGTGACTGCGTTCGTCGCCAGCGCGGTGGTGGGGAAGACCGGCGAGATCCTCGGCGCGCCCTACCAGGATGCCGCCGGGAACCAGTACCTGCCGATGGTGATCCAGCCGATAATGATTTATCAGGCGAGCGCGCAGGAATTGGTCCGGGTCTACCAGCGGGCGCGCGAGCGCGAAGTGAAGTTAGCGATCTTCACCCGCGAGCTGTTCTCGACCGGCAACGACGACGACAACCGCGCCGCCGTCGCGGACAAGCTGCCAGAGCAGCTCGATCTGGTGGGCGTCGCCATGCGCGACCTGAAAAAAACCGTGGACAAGGTCACGAAGGGTCTGAAGTTCCACCCGTAA
- a CDS encoding DUF421 domain-containing protein, with the protein MFDMAVPAWDIVLRTTVVYLIILIGLRVAGKREIGQMAIFDLVVLLLLANAVQNAMVGPDTSLLGGVLAALVLLALNGIVAQLRLRWPRLGRIVEGSPTVLVLHGEAVTPHLRREGIDQETLEAALREHGIANIRDVEMAVLEIDGSISIVPVNSTHHAVKRIARPFQNH; encoded by the coding sequence ATGTTTGACATGGCGGTTCCGGCGTGGGACATCGTACTGCGCACGACGGTGGTTTACCTGATCATCCTGATCGGGCTGCGGGTAGCAGGCAAGCGCGAGATCGGCCAGATGGCGATCTTCGACCTCGTCGTGCTGCTGCTGTTGGCGAATGCGGTACAGAACGCGATGGTCGGCCCCGACACGTCGCTGCTGGGCGGCGTGCTCGCCGCACTGGTGCTGCTGGCGCTCAACGGTATCGTGGCCCAGCTCCGGCTGCGCTGGCCCCGGTTAGGTCGTATCGTCGAAGGCTCGCCGACCGTCCTGGTGCTTCACGGCGAAGCCGTCACGCCGCACCTGCGGCGCGAGGGCATCGACCAGGAAACGCTGGAGGCCGCGCTGCGCGAACATGGCATCGCCAACATCCGTGACGTCGAAATGGCCGTGCTGGAGATTGATGGCAGCATCAGCATCGTGCCGGTGAACAGCACCCACCACGCGGTCAAACGAATCGCGAGGCCGTTTCAGAACCATTAA
- a CDS encoding ABC transporter permease codes for MGHHIRLIWKFLRASVQQEIAYPVNFVISLVYGLITLAGGVIGIEVLFGQVDDVRGWTFASTLAILGVFMSISALRGLFISPSLDALAGMDGDVWTGRLDYVMLRPVDIQFLASVRQWRPFALIDLVLGLGVLVAAVTQLDATLSAGRIAAFLALLALGMLVMYSLLLAFAGMIFWSPGFLFGWVFDGLFQMARYPVSLYPAGVRLVLTWIVPVGVMTTIPAQALTGDLAPEMAFGSLALAVALFVGATVLFRTGVRRYASASS; via the coding sequence ATGGGACACCACATCCGCTTGATCTGGAAGTTTCTGCGCGCGTCCGTGCAGCAGGAGATCGCCTACCCGGTTAACTTCGTGATCAGTTTGGTCTATGGGCTGATCACCCTGGCGGGCGGCGTGATCGGGATCGAGGTGTTATTCGGGCAGGTGGACGACGTGCGCGGCTGGACGTTCGCCTCCACGTTGGCGATCCTGGGCGTGTTTATGAGCATCAGCGCCCTGCGCGGGCTGTTCATCTCGCCCAGCCTGGACGCGCTGGCCGGGATGGACGGCGATGTGTGGACGGGGCGGCTCGACTACGTGATGCTGCGCCCGGTTGATATTCAATTTCTGGCGAGCGTGCGCCAGTGGCGGCCCTTCGCGCTGATCGATCTCGTGCTGGGGCTGGGCGTGCTCGTCGCGGCGGTGACGCAGCTCGACGCGACGCTGTCTGCCGGGCGGATCGCGGCGTTCCTGGCGCTGCTGGCGCTGGGTATGCTGGTGATGTACTCGCTGCTGCTGGCCTTCGCCGGGATGATCTTCTGGAGTCCCGGCTTCCTATTCGGGTGGGTGTTCGACGGCCTGTTCCAGATGGCGCGCTACCCAGTCAGCCTCTATCCCGCCGGGGTGCGGCTGGTGCTGACGTGGATCGTGCCGGTTGGCGTGATGACGACCATTCCCGCCCAGGCGCTAACGGGCGATCTCGCGCCGGAGATGGCATTCGGCAGTCTGGCGCTGGCGGTGGCACTGTTCGTGGGCGCAACGGTTCTGTTCCGCACGGGCGTCCGGCGTTACGCCAGCGCGTCGAGCTAA
- a CDS encoding ABC transporter permease, with translation MNVRAGWMLVRRTWSSWMQSRSFFFLLAFGWLIGPLIYLFVWSTAAGQGAVDGWTRGQFVAYYLVLINVNQITYSQTYWTVGMMIQMGSFNRLLLYPMAPVFDAIASEIAGKVVYMTFVIPVTVVLALILRPTLSTTVGNIALFVVALGLAWALRFFLGYAQALLSFWFTRTEALLVIQEALVFLLAGQIAPTALLPAPLDQLAVLLPFRYMLGFPVELLMGRLSGAEILTGFALQGGWLLVALGLYRLTWRRGVRHYTAVGG, from the coding sequence ATGAACGTGCGCGCGGGCTGGATGCTGGTACGCCGCACGTGGTCGTCGTGGATGCAGAGCCGCAGCTTCTTCTTTCTGCTGGCGTTCGGCTGGCTGATCGGGCCACTGATCTACCTGTTCGTGTGGTCCACGGCGGCGGGGCAGGGCGCGGTGGACGGTTGGACACGCGGGCAGTTCGTCGCCTACTACCTCGTGCTGATCAACGTCAACCAGATCACGTACTCGCAAACGTACTGGACGGTGGGCATGATGATCCAGATGGGCAGCTTCAACCGCCTGCTGCTCTACCCGATGGCCCCCGTTTTCGACGCAATCGCGTCCGAGATCGCCGGAAAGGTCGTGTATATGACCTTCGTGATCCCGGTGACGGTGGTCCTGGCGCTGATCCTGCGTCCGACGCTCTCGACCACGGTAGGTAATATCGCGCTGTTCGTGGTCGCGCTGGGACTGGCGTGGGCGCTGCGCTTCTTCCTGGGGTACGCCCAGGCGCTGCTGTCGTTCTGGTTCACGCGCACGGAAGCGCTGCTGGTCATTCAGGAGGCGCTGGTCTTCCTGCTGGCGGGCCAGATCGCCCCGACGGCGCTGCTGCCCGCGCCGCTCGACCAACTGGCGGTGCTGCTGCCGTTCCGGTACATGCTCGGCTTCCCGGTCGAGCTGCTGATGGGGCGGCTTTCCGGTGCGGAGATTCTGACCGGGTTCGCGCTGCAAGGCGGCTGGCTGCTCGTTGCGCTGGGCCTCTACCGGCTGACGTGGCGGCGTGGCGTGCGGCACTATACCGCGGTGGGAGGCTGA
- a CDS encoding ABC transporter ATP-binding protein: MSQVHVRNLQKSYQVPVRETGLKALRGVVRRQHSTVEAIRDISFDIEPGEVVGFIGPNGAGKTTTLKILSGLLHPTAGEVRVAGEIPWERRPDYLRQISMVMGNKSQVMWDIPSLDSYAVLGEIYRVPPRELQRRIDELAAMLGVTDLITKPVRMLSLGERMKCELVAALLHQPAVLFLDEPTLGLDVSVQRRLREFIREYNRRTGATIILTSHYMADVEALCSRLLVIHEGKLIYDGPLAGLIEKLAPFKLIRLTLDGDHADGALDLPPQAELIERENGTITLRASRADTAAVTARLLGALPVVDLAVENPPIEAVIDQIYTGGAV, translated from the coding sequence GAGTGGTTCGCCGCCAACACTCCACCGTAGAGGCGATTCGGGACATCAGCTTCGATATCGAGCCGGGCGAGGTTGTGGGCTTCATCGGGCCGAACGGCGCGGGGAAAACCACGACCCTCAAGATCCTCTCTGGCCTGCTGCACCCCACGGCAGGCGAAGTACGTGTCGCGGGGGAAATTCCCTGGGAGCGCAGGCCGGATTACTTGCGCCAGATCAGCATGGTGATGGGCAACAAAAGCCAGGTGATGTGGGACATTCCCTCGCTGGACTCCTATGCCGTGCTGGGCGAGATCTACCGGGTTCCGCCGCGCGAGCTTCAGCGGCGTATCGACGAGCTGGCCGCCATGCTCGGCGTCACCGATCTGATCACTAAGCCGGTACGGATGCTCTCGCTGGGCGAGCGCATGAAGTGCGAGCTGGTGGCGGCGCTGCTGCACCAACCGGCGGTGCTGTTTCTGGACGAGCCGACGCTGGGCCTGGATGTTTCGGTTCAGCGCCGTCTGCGCGAGTTCATCCGCGAGTACAACCGCCGCACCGGGGCGACTATCATCCTCACCAGCCACTACATGGCGGACGTGGAAGCGCTCTGCTCGCGGCTGCTCGTCATCCATGAGGGCAAGCTGATCTACGACGGGCCGCTGGCTGGACTGATCGAGAAGCTTGCGCCGTTTAAGCTGATTCGCCTCACGCTCGATGGCGATCACGCGGACGGCGCGCTCGATCTGCCGCCGCAGGCCGAGCTGATCGAGCGGGAAAACGGCACGATCACGCTGCGCGCCAGCCGCGCGGATACGGCGGCAGTGACAGCCCGGCTGCTCGGCGCGCTGCCGGTGGTCGATCTCGCCGTCGAGAATCCGCCCATTGAAGCGGTGATCGACCAGATCTACACCGGCGGTGCGGTATGA